Genomic segment of Xanthomonas sp. DAR 35659:
CGAACGCCACGTGCCCGACGAAGGCGCGGCGCTGATCGTGTGCAACCACGTCAGCTACATGGACGCGCTGGTGCTGGCCGCGTCGATCCCGCGGCCGGTGCGCTTCGTCATGTACTACCGCATCTTCAACATCCCGGTGATGCGCTGGATCTTCCGCACCGCCAAGGCGATCCCGATCGCCGGCGCGCGCGAGGACCCGGCGCTGATGCAGCGCGCGTTCGACGAAATCGACGCCGCGCTGGCCGAGGGCGAACTGGTGTGCATCTTCCCGGAAGGCGCGCTGACCAAGGACGGCGAGATCGCGCCCTTCAAGTCCGGCATGGAGAAGATCGTCGCGCGCCGCGCGGTCCCGGTGGTGCCGATGGCGCTGCGCAACATGTGGACCAGCATGTGGAGCAAGCGCGACTCGCGCTTGCGGCGCATGCGCGTGCCGCGCCGCTTCCGCGCGCACGTGGAGGTGCTCGCCGGGCCGCCGGCGCCGGCCGCCGAGGCCAGCGCCGAGCGGCTGGAAGCACAGGTGCGGCAGTTGCGCGGGGACGCGGCCTGACACGCACTGGGTGCCTGCGCACGCCGCTTCAGGTAGATTAGGCGCCGGGGAGACGCCTGCATGCTGCAGCGGCGTCCATTTCAAGGGTCGATCAGTGAGTCAGGTTTTGCCACCACCACCGCCTCACGGCGCGGGTATCTACGTCCCCAACAATCTGGTGTGGGCGATCCTGTCCACGCTGTTCTGCTGCCTGCCGCTGGGCGTGGTGTCGATCGTCTACGCCTCGCAGGTGGACGGCAAGCGCGCCGCCGGCGATGTCGCCGGCGCCCGCGAGGCCTCGCGCAAGGCCGGCCTGTGGGCGATATGGTCGGCGCTCGCCATGCCGATCCTGCTCGCGCTGTGGTTCCTGCTGTTCGGCGGGATGGCGATCCTCGGCAGCCTGCTCCAGCACTGACACGCAGCTTCACGTTTTTCCACGTTCCACCACGCAACCGGAGTTAACACGGATGAATACCACCGCACCGCAAGTATCCAACAACCTCGTCTGGGCGATCCTGAGCACGCTGCTCTGCTGCCTGCCGCTGGGCATCGTCTCGATCGTGTTCGCCTCCCAGGTCAACACCAAGCTCGCCGCCGGCGACGTCGCCGGTGCCCGCGAGTCGGCCGACAAGGCCAAGAAGTGGGCGATCTACTCGGTGATCGGCTGGGTGGTGATGGTCGTGCTGTACCTGATCTTCTTCGTCGTCCTCGGCGGCATGGGCATGATGCAGCAGTCCACGTCGTACTGATCGCGCCGGACCGCCGCGGCCGCGTGCCGCGGCGGCCCTCCTCGATCGCGCACGTTCCTGTCCTCCGATGCATTGGCGCAACCGTCCCCTGCCCCGCTGGCTGCCGCTGGCCGCGCTGAGCGCCGCCGGCGCCGTGGCGACGCTGGTGCTGCGCCGGGTCGATCCCAACGTGCCGGGCAATCCGTTGCCGGCCTGTCCGTTCTACACCCTCACCGGGCTGTACTGCCCCGGTTGCGGCAGCACCCGCTGCCTGCACGCCCTGGTCCACCTGGACCTGGCCCATGCGCTGGCGACCAATCCGCTGCTGGTAGTGGCGCTGCCGCTGCTGGCCGTGATGGCGCTCAACGCCGCCGGACTGCGCATGCGCCCGCTGGCGCCGCTGCTGAAGATCCTCGCCGATCCGCGCCTGTGGCTGTGGCTGCTGCTCGGCTACGCCGTGCTGCGCAACCTGCCGTGGTACCCGTTCACGCTGTTGGCGCCGCCCTGAGCGCCACCACGCCAGCCGCGCGCGATGGAGGCGCGGCCGGCACCTCGTCTAGACTTCCCCCACGCCCCGCGCACCCCCCCTCAAGGAGATCCACATGAGCACCGTCAGCCCCGTCACGCCCCCGCCCGCCCCCGTGCCAGGCGCGATCCCCAACTATCTGGCCTGGGCGATCATCTCCACGGTGCTCGGCTTCTGCCTGTGCTGCCCGGCGCTGATCACTGGCATCGTCGCCATCGTGTTCTCCAGCAAGGTCAACGGCCTGCTCAACCAGGGCGACCTGGAGGGCGCGCGCCGCGCCTCCAACAACGCCAAGATCTGGTGCTGGGTGACCACCGCGCTGGCCATCATCGGCCTGCTGATCAACATCGTCATGCTCGCCACCGGCGGCATGCAGGGCTACATGGACTACATGCAGCAGATCCAGCACGCGGGCTGATCAGCATGCGCGCCTGGCAACAACGGGCGTGCCTGGGCGCCGCCGCCGCACTCGCGGCCGGCGGCGCCACGCTGTTGTACCGCTTCGATCCCAACGCCGCGAACAACCCATTCGCGCCGTGCATGTTCCATGCGCTCACCGGCTACTACTGCCCGGGCTGCGGCATGACCCGCGCGCTGCATGCGCTGGTGCACCTGGACCCGGTGGGGGCGTTGGCGATGAATCCCGGGGCGATGCTGGGCCTGGCCCTGCTGCCGGGCCTGATCGCCTGGAAGGCCGGCTGGCGCGCGGCCTGGTTCGCGCCGGTGATCGGCGTGGTCTCGCGCCCGAACTTCTGGCTGGTCGCGCTGCCCGGCTACTGGATCGCACGCAACCTGCCGTGGTTCCCGTTCACGCTGCTGGCGCCGCACTGAAGGCGATGCCGCGCTTCGGCATCTACAGCCATGACCTGCTGATCGGCTGGTCCGACCTGGAGTCCGGCGATCCGCCGATGGGCGTGGCCTTCGGCCGCTTCATCCCGACGCCGGCCTATCGCACCATTCAATCGCGCGTGGTCGCGGCGCAGGGCATGGCCTTGGACGACCTGCAATTGTCGGCACGCACGACGGACGGGACAGCGCTGGCCTGTGCCACCATCGCCATCGGCGACCTGACGGCGGACCTCGGCGAGAGCGGGCTGGAGGTCACGGTGCTGTGCGTCGACCATGCACGCTATGCGCAGGCGTTCCCGCAGCACGTGGCGGCCTACGCCGCGCGCTTCGCGGCCAAGGACTGACCCGCGCCGCGGCGCATGCGCGGCCGCGCCGGCCTCAGCTGACCCAGCCGGCGATCACCAGCAGCGCCAGCACCACCAGCCACAGCAGCAGCACCCGCCAGATCTGGCTCATCGCATCGCGCAGTTCCGGCAGGCTGCGCAATGCCGGCACCAGCATGCCGGCGTCGCTGTAGTCGTGCGCTTCGGCGTCGAGTTCGCCGCGCACGCTGGCGCAGGCGACCGGGCCAAGGAACCCGCCATCGAGCCGCCAGCGATTGCCGCCGGCCGCGCGCCAGGCACCGAACACGCTTTCGAAGTTGCCGACCAGCGCCAGCGAGAAGGTCATCAGCTGCGCCACCGGCCATTCCATCGCCGCCAGCGCGACGCGCGCGCCGGCGGCGGTGCCCAGCGGCAACCGCGGCGCGTACGGCCCGACCGCGGCCAGCGCCAGCAGGCGGTAACCGAGCGCGCCGAACGGCCCCAACAGCAGGAACCAGAACAGCGGCGCGAACCAGCGCCGCAACGCACTGAACGCCACCGCCTCGACCAGGCCCGCCGGATCCTCCCGCAGCTGCACGCCGTCGGCCTGCAGGTGCGCGATCGCCAGGCGCCGCGCGGCGAGGTCGTCGGCCTCGATCACCGCCTCCACGTCGCTGTCCAGATCGCGCGGCCCCCAACTGAAGGCCAGCACCAGCACGCCGAACAGCAGCGCCAGCAGGCCCAGGTGCGGCGCGGCCAACAGCCACTGCAGCAGCGCCACCAGCAGCAGCGCCGGCAGCAGCGCCAGCGCGATGCCGTAGCGGCCGCGCCAGGCGCTGCCCTCGCCGGCATGCGCGTCCAGCCACGACAGCCAGTCGCCATACGCGTCGAACCGGCGCAGCGAGGCGACCATGCCGGGCGCGACATGGCCCAGCACCAGCGCAACGATCACAGCGACGAGAGTAGTGAACATGCAGGTCCTCCGGGACCGTGTTGAAGCGGGTGCGCAGGC
This window contains:
- a CDS encoding DUF2752 domain-containing protein is translated as MHWRNRPLPRWLPLAALSAAGAVATLVLRRVDPNVPGNPLPACPFYTLTGLYCPGCGSTRCLHALVHLDLAHALATNPLLVVALPLLAVMALNAAGLRMRPLAPLLKILADPRLWLWLLLGYAVLRNLPWYPFTLLAPP
- a CDS encoding CD225/dispanin family protein, which codes for MPPPPPHGAGIYVPNNLVWAILSTLFCCLPLGVVSIVYASQVDGKRAAGDVAGAREASRKAGLWAIWSALAMPILLALWFLLFGGMAILGSLLQH
- a CDS encoding CD225/dispanin family protein; amino-acid sequence: MNTTAPQVSNNLVWAILSTLLCCLPLGIVSIVFASQVNTKLAAGDVAGARESADKAKKWAIYSVIGWVVMVVLYLIFFVVLGGMGMMQQSTSY
- a CDS encoding cobalamin biosynthesis protein, which encodes MFTTLVAVIVALVLGHVAPGMVASLRRFDAYGDWLSWLDAHAGEGSAWRGRYGIALALLPALLLVALLQWLLAAPHLGLLALLFGVLVLAFSWGPRDLDSDVEAVIEADDLAARRLAIAHLQADGVQLREDPAGLVEAVAFSALRRWFAPLFWFLLLGPFGALGYRLLALAAVGPYAPRLPLGTAAGARVALAAMEWPVAQLMTFSLALVGNFESVFGAWRAAGGNRWRLDGGFLGPVACASVRGELDAEAHDYSDAGMLVPALRSLPELRDAMSQIWRVLLLWLVVLALLVIAGWVS
- a CDS encoding DUF2752 domain-containing protein, with protein sequence MRAWQQRACLGAAAALAAGGATLLYRFDPNAANNPFAPCMFHALTGYYCPGCGMTRALHALVHLDPVGALAMNPGAMLGLALLPGLIAWKAGWRAAWFAPVIGVVSRPNFWLVALPGYWIARNLPWFPFTLLAPH
- a CDS encoding CD225/dispanin family protein; amino-acid sequence: MSTVSPVTPPPAPVPGAIPNYLAWAIISTVLGFCLCCPALITGIVAIVFSSKVNGLLNQGDLEGARRASNNAKIWCWVTTALAIIGLLINIVMLATGGMQGYMDYMQQIQHAG